A portion of the Mustela erminea isolate mMusErm1 chromosome 19, mMusErm1.Pri, whole genome shotgun sequence genome contains these proteins:
- the EPN1 gene encoding epsin-1 isoform X1, giving the protein MSTSSLRRQMKNIVHNYSEAEIKVREATSNDPWGPSSSLMSEIADLTYNVVAFSEIMSMIWKRLNDHGKNWRHVYKAMTLMEYLIKTGSERVSQQCKENMYAVQTLKDFQYVDRDGKDQGVNVREKAKQLVALLRDEDRLREERAHALKTKEKLAQTATASSAAVGSGPPPEAEQAWPQSSGEEELQLQLALAMSKEEADQPPPCGPEDDVQLQLAISLSREEHDKEERIRRGDDLRLQMAIEESRRETGGQEESSLMDLADVFTAPAPPPASDPWGGPAPMSAPTSDPWGGGPVPPAADPWGGPAPTAASGDPWRPAAPTGPPVDPWGGTQAPAAGEGPAPDPWGSSDGGAPVGGPPASDPWAPAPAFSDPWGGSPAKPSTNGTAAVGFDTEPDEFSDFDRLRTALPASGSSTGELELLAGEVPARSPGAFDMSSVGGSLAEAVGSPPPAAAPTPPPPTRKTPESFLGPNAALVDLDSLVSRPGPAPPGAKASNPFLPSGAPTSGPSITNPFQPTPPATLTLNQLRLSPVPPVPGAPPTYISPLGGGPGLPPMMPPGPPAPNTNPFLL; this is encoded by the exons ATGTCGACCTCGTCACTGCGGCGCCAGATGAAGAACATAGTCCACAACTACTCAGAGGCCGAGATCAAGGTCCGAGAAGCCACGAGCAACGACCCCTGGGGCCCATCCAGCTCCCTGATGTCTGAGATCGCTGACCTCACCTACAATGTCGTTGCCTTCTCCGAGATCATGAGCATGATTTGGAAGCGGCTCAATGACCATGGCAAGAACTGGAGGCATGTCTACAAG GCCATGACCCTGATGGAGTACCTCATCAAGACGGGCTCGGAGCGCGTGTCGCAGCAGTGCAAGGAGAACATGTACGCCGTGCAGACGCTGAAGGACTTCCAGTACGTGGACCGTGATGGCAAGGACCAGGGCGTGAACGTGCGTGAGAAGGCCAAACAGCTGGTGGCCTTGCTGCGGGACGAGGACCGGCTGCGGGAGGAGCGCGCTCATGCGCTCAAGACCAAGGAGAAGCTGGCGCAGACTGCCACGG CCTCCTCAGCAGCGGTGGGCTCTGGGCCCCCACCCGAGGCAGAGCAGGCGTGGCCGCAAAGCAGCGGGGAGGAGGAGCTGCAGCTGCAGCTGGCCTTGGCCATGAGCAAGGAGGAGGCTGACCAG cccccgccctgCGGCCCTGAGGACGACGTCCAGCTCCAGCTGGCCATTAGTTTGAGCCGAGAGGAGCACGACAAG GAAGAGCGGATCCGCCGTGGGGATGATCTGAGGCTGCAGATGGCCATagaggagagcaggagggagaccGGCGGCCAGGAGGAG TCATCCCTCATGGATCTTGCCGATGTCTTCACGGCCCCCGCTCCACCACCAGCCTCAGACCCCTGGGGGGGCCCAGCGCCCATGAGCGCCCCCACCTCGGACCCTTGGGGCGGGGGCCCTGTCCCTCCAGCTGCTGATCCTTGGGGGGGTCCGGCCCCTACAGCAGCCTCTGGGGATCCTTGGAGGCCTGCTGCTCCTACGGGGCCCCCGGTTGACCCTTGGGGTGGGACCCAGGCCCCTGCAGCTGGAGAGGGGCCCGCGCCTGACCCGTGGGGGAGCTCTGATG GTGGGGCTCCAGTTGGAGGACCCCCTGCCTCAGatccctgggctccagccccagccttcTCAGACCCCTGGGGAGGGTCACCTGCCAAGCCCAGCACCAATGGCACCGCAG CAGTGGGGTTTGACACGGAGCCTGATGAGTTCTCTGATTTTGACCGACTGCGCACGGCCCTGCCGGCCTCTGGAAGCAGCACGG GGGAGCTGGAGCTGCTCGCCGGAGAGGTGCCCGCCCGCAGTCCTGGGGCGTTTGACATGAGTAGCGTCGGGGGCTCTCTGGCTGAGGCTGTGGGCAGCCCCCCACCTGCAGCTGCTCCAACGCCGCCACCACCCACACGGAAGACTCCGGAGTCCTTCCTGGGCCCTAATGCAGCCCTGGTTGACCTGGACTCGCTGGTGAGCCGGCCGGGCCCTGCGCCCCCAGGAGCCAAGGCCTCCAACCCCTTCCTGCCAAGCG GAGCCCCGACCTCCGGCCCCTCCATCACAAACCCCTTCCAGCCCACACCCCCTGCGACGCTCACCCTGAACCAGCTTCGGCTCAGCCCTGTGCCCCCGGTCCCTGGAGCACCACCAACATACATCTCTCCCCTTGGTGGGGGCCCTGGCCTGCCCCCCATGATGCCCCCAGGCCCCCCGGCCCCCAACACTAACCCCTTCCTCCTATAA
- the EPN1 gene encoding epsin-1 isoform X3 — protein MSTSSLRRQMKNIVHNYSEAEIKVREATSNDPWGPSSSLMSEIADLTYNVVAFSEIMSMIWKRLNDHGKNWRHVYKAMTLMEYLIKTGSERVSQQCKENMYAVQTLKDFQYVDRDGKDQGVNVREKAKQLVALLRDEDRLREERAHALKTKEKLAQTATASSAAVGSGPPPEAEQAWPQSSGEEELQLQLALAMSKEEADQEERIRRGDDLRLQMAIEESRRETGGQEESSLMDLADVFTAPAPPPASDPWGGPAPMSAPTSDPWGGGPVPPAADPWGGPAPTAASGDPWRPAAPTGPPVDPWGGTQAPAAGEGPAPDPWGSSDGGAPVGGPPASDPWAPAPAFSDPWGGSPAKPSTNGTAAVGFDTEPDEFSDFDRLRTALPASGSSTGELELLAGEVPARSPGAFDMSSVGGSLAEAVGSPPPAAAPTPPPPTRKTPESFLGPNAALVDLDSLVSRPGPAPPGAKASNPFLPSGAPTSGPSITNPFQPTPPATLTLNQLRLSPVPPVPGAPPTYISPLGGGPGLPPMMPPGPPAPNTNPFLL, from the exons ATGTCGACCTCGTCACTGCGGCGCCAGATGAAGAACATAGTCCACAACTACTCAGAGGCCGAGATCAAGGTCCGAGAAGCCACGAGCAACGACCCCTGGGGCCCATCCAGCTCCCTGATGTCTGAGATCGCTGACCTCACCTACAATGTCGTTGCCTTCTCCGAGATCATGAGCATGATTTGGAAGCGGCTCAATGACCATGGCAAGAACTGGAGGCATGTCTACAAG GCCATGACCCTGATGGAGTACCTCATCAAGACGGGCTCGGAGCGCGTGTCGCAGCAGTGCAAGGAGAACATGTACGCCGTGCAGACGCTGAAGGACTTCCAGTACGTGGACCGTGATGGCAAGGACCAGGGCGTGAACGTGCGTGAGAAGGCCAAACAGCTGGTGGCCTTGCTGCGGGACGAGGACCGGCTGCGGGAGGAGCGCGCTCATGCGCTCAAGACCAAGGAGAAGCTGGCGCAGACTGCCACGG CCTCCTCAGCAGCGGTGGGCTCTGGGCCCCCACCCGAGGCAGAGCAGGCGTGGCCGCAAAGCAGCGGGGAGGAGGAGCTGCAGCTGCAGCTGGCCTTGGCCATGAGCAAGGAGGAGGCTGACCAG GAAGAGCGGATCCGCCGTGGGGATGATCTGAGGCTGCAGATGGCCATagaggagagcaggagggagaccGGCGGCCAGGAGGAG TCATCCCTCATGGATCTTGCCGATGTCTTCACGGCCCCCGCTCCACCACCAGCCTCAGACCCCTGGGGGGGCCCAGCGCCCATGAGCGCCCCCACCTCGGACCCTTGGGGCGGGGGCCCTGTCCCTCCAGCTGCTGATCCTTGGGGGGGTCCGGCCCCTACAGCAGCCTCTGGGGATCCTTGGAGGCCTGCTGCTCCTACGGGGCCCCCGGTTGACCCTTGGGGTGGGACCCAGGCCCCTGCAGCTGGAGAGGGGCCCGCGCCTGACCCGTGGGGGAGCTCTGATG GTGGGGCTCCAGTTGGAGGACCCCCTGCCTCAGatccctgggctccagccccagccttcTCAGACCCCTGGGGAGGGTCACCTGCCAAGCCCAGCACCAATGGCACCGCAG CAGTGGGGTTTGACACGGAGCCTGATGAGTTCTCTGATTTTGACCGACTGCGCACGGCCCTGCCGGCCTCTGGAAGCAGCACGG GGGAGCTGGAGCTGCTCGCCGGAGAGGTGCCCGCCCGCAGTCCTGGGGCGTTTGACATGAGTAGCGTCGGGGGCTCTCTGGCTGAGGCTGTGGGCAGCCCCCCACCTGCAGCTGCTCCAACGCCGCCACCACCCACACGGAAGACTCCGGAGTCCTTCCTGGGCCCTAATGCAGCCCTGGTTGACCTGGACTCGCTGGTGAGCCGGCCGGGCCCTGCGCCCCCAGGAGCCAAGGCCTCCAACCCCTTCCTGCCAAGCG GAGCCCCGACCTCCGGCCCCTCCATCACAAACCCCTTCCAGCCCACACCCCCTGCGACGCTCACCCTGAACCAGCTTCGGCTCAGCCCTGTGCCCCCGGTCCCTGGAGCACCACCAACATACATCTCTCCCCTTGGTGGGGGCCCTGGCCTGCCCCCCATGATGCCCCCAGGCCCCCCGGCCCCCAACACTAACCCCTTCCTCCTATAA
- the EPN1 gene encoding epsin-1 isoform X2, with amino-acid sequence MSTSSLRRQMKNIVHNYSEAEIKVREATSNDPWGPSSSLMSEIADLTYNVVAFSEIMSMIWKRLNDHGKNWRHVYKAMTLMEYLIKTGSERVSQQCKENMYAVQTLKDFQYVDRDGKDQGVNVREKAKQLVALLRDEDRLREERAHALKTKEKLAQTATASSAAVGSGPPPEAEQAWPQSSGEEELQLQLALAMSKEEADQPPPCGPEDDVQLQLAISLSREEHDKEERIRRGDDLRLQMAIEESRRETGGQEESSLMDLADVFTAPAPPPASDPWGGPAPMSAPTSDPWGGGPVPPAADPWGGPAPTAASGDPWRPAAPTGPPVDPWGGTQAPAAGEGPAPDPWGSSDGGAPVGGPPASDPWAPAPAFSDPWGGSPAKPSTNGTAVGFDTEPDEFSDFDRLRTALPASGSSTGELELLAGEVPARSPGAFDMSSVGGSLAEAVGSPPPAAAPTPPPPTRKTPESFLGPNAALVDLDSLVSRPGPAPPGAKASNPFLPSGAPTSGPSITNPFQPTPPATLTLNQLRLSPVPPVPGAPPTYISPLGGGPGLPPMMPPGPPAPNTNPFLL; translated from the exons ATGTCGACCTCGTCACTGCGGCGCCAGATGAAGAACATAGTCCACAACTACTCAGAGGCCGAGATCAAGGTCCGAGAAGCCACGAGCAACGACCCCTGGGGCCCATCCAGCTCCCTGATGTCTGAGATCGCTGACCTCACCTACAATGTCGTTGCCTTCTCCGAGATCATGAGCATGATTTGGAAGCGGCTCAATGACCATGGCAAGAACTGGAGGCATGTCTACAAG GCCATGACCCTGATGGAGTACCTCATCAAGACGGGCTCGGAGCGCGTGTCGCAGCAGTGCAAGGAGAACATGTACGCCGTGCAGACGCTGAAGGACTTCCAGTACGTGGACCGTGATGGCAAGGACCAGGGCGTGAACGTGCGTGAGAAGGCCAAACAGCTGGTGGCCTTGCTGCGGGACGAGGACCGGCTGCGGGAGGAGCGCGCTCATGCGCTCAAGACCAAGGAGAAGCTGGCGCAGACTGCCACGG CCTCCTCAGCAGCGGTGGGCTCTGGGCCCCCACCCGAGGCAGAGCAGGCGTGGCCGCAAAGCAGCGGGGAGGAGGAGCTGCAGCTGCAGCTGGCCTTGGCCATGAGCAAGGAGGAGGCTGACCAG cccccgccctgCGGCCCTGAGGACGACGTCCAGCTCCAGCTGGCCATTAGTTTGAGCCGAGAGGAGCACGACAAG GAAGAGCGGATCCGCCGTGGGGATGATCTGAGGCTGCAGATGGCCATagaggagagcaggagggagaccGGCGGCCAGGAGGAG TCATCCCTCATGGATCTTGCCGATGTCTTCACGGCCCCCGCTCCACCACCAGCCTCAGACCCCTGGGGGGGCCCAGCGCCCATGAGCGCCCCCACCTCGGACCCTTGGGGCGGGGGCCCTGTCCCTCCAGCTGCTGATCCTTGGGGGGGTCCGGCCCCTACAGCAGCCTCTGGGGATCCTTGGAGGCCTGCTGCTCCTACGGGGCCCCCGGTTGACCCTTGGGGTGGGACCCAGGCCCCTGCAGCTGGAGAGGGGCCCGCGCCTGACCCGTGGGGGAGCTCTGATG GTGGGGCTCCAGTTGGAGGACCCCCTGCCTCAGatccctgggctccagccccagccttcTCAGACCCCTGGGGAGGGTCACCTGCCAAGCCCAGCACCAATGGCACCGCAG TGGGGTTTGACACGGAGCCTGATGAGTTCTCTGATTTTGACCGACTGCGCACGGCCCTGCCGGCCTCTGGAAGCAGCACGG GGGAGCTGGAGCTGCTCGCCGGAGAGGTGCCCGCCCGCAGTCCTGGGGCGTTTGACATGAGTAGCGTCGGGGGCTCTCTGGCTGAGGCTGTGGGCAGCCCCCCACCTGCAGCTGCTCCAACGCCGCCACCACCCACACGGAAGACTCCGGAGTCCTTCCTGGGCCCTAATGCAGCCCTGGTTGACCTGGACTCGCTGGTGAGCCGGCCGGGCCCTGCGCCCCCAGGAGCCAAGGCCTCCAACCCCTTCCTGCCAAGCG GAGCCCCGACCTCCGGCCCCTCCATCACAAACCCCTTCCAGCCCACACCCCCTGCGACGCTCACCCTGAACCAGCTTCGGCTCAGCCCTGTGCCCCCGGTCCCTGGAGCACCACCAACATACATCTCTCCCCTTGGTGGGGGCCCTGGCCTGCCCCCCATGATGCCCCCAGGCCCCCCGGCCCCCAACACTAACCCCTTCCTCCTATAA
- the LOC116580095 gene encoding ret finger protein-like 4A: MAAHLQDSSRCPVCLTYLEVPVYLKCGFACCLHCFDSLQREPGREGFRCPSCSALSQRKDLRPGTHLGRLVSRIRELEPQLKAVLHMNPNVHKFQVEVTLDVDTANHYLIISEDLRSVRCGYSKQTWSAGAQRFDYALCVLGSPGFPSGRHYWEVDVGMSKAWDVGVCRDSADRQGPILLSAELGFWTVGLRKDLFQASTRPVTMLSVSPRLHRLGIFLDMNLGTVSFYHVSDGAHIFTFTGIPAVGPLRPFFAPGSPTTDGQGFLRICPKAQKERGIQGAGLGRMGATPEDILHRGQTEFSREVPRASRRPRRSPDKTPAILPL, translated from the exons ATGGCCGCACACTTGCAAGACTCAAGCAGGTGTCCTGTGTGCCTGACTTACCTGGAGGTGCCCGTGTACCTGAAGTGTGGCTTCGCCTGCTGCCTCCACTGCTTCGATTCCCTACAGAGGGAGCCCGGCAGGGAGGGTTTCCGGTGTCCCTCCTGCTCCGCGCTCTCTCAGAGGAAGGACCTCAGGCCAGGCACGCATCTTGGGAGGCTGGTCTCCAGGATCAGGGAGTTGGAGCCCCAGCTGAAAGCCGTTCTGCACATGAACCCAAACGTGCACAAGTTCCAAG TGGAGGTGACCCTGGATGTTGACACCGCCAACCACTACCTCATCATTTCTGAGGACCTGAGGAGTGTCCGCTGTGGGTATTCCAAACAGACCTGGAGCGCCGGGGCCCAGAGGTTCGACTATGCTCTCTGCGTCCTGGGATCCCCTGGGTTCCCCTCTGGCCGCCACTACTGGGAGGTGGACGTGGGGATGAGCAAGGCCTGGGATGTGGGTGTTTGCAGAGACTCCGCTGACCGACAAGGGCCCATTCTACTGTCCGCAGAGCTTGGCTTCTGGACAGTGGGCTTGAGAAAAGATCTCTTCCAAGCCAGCACCAGACCTGTGACCATGCTCTCAGTGAGCCCCCGCTTACACCGACTAGGGATTTTCCTGGACATGAATCTTGGCACTGTTTCTTTTTATCACGTGAGCGATGGAGCCCACATTTTCACCTTCACTGGAATCCCTGCTGTGGGGCCGCTGCGTCCGTTTTTTGCTCCCGGGAGTCCCACCACGGATGGTCAAGGCTTCCTGAGAATCTGTCCT AAAGCGCAAAAGGAGCGAGGGATCCAAGGTGCAGGGCTGGGCCGCATGGGGGCCACACCAGAGGACATTCTGCACAGAGGGCAGACCGAGTTCTCAAGGGAAg TACCACGGGCCAGTCGCAGGCCCAGGCGCTCCCCTGACAAGACCCCAGCCATCCTGCCCCTGTAG